ACCCCGCTTTGATTCTGTAGTTTTAGGCTGTGCTTGGGAACACAATTTGCATAGTCCTTCGGATCTTTAAAGACACTTGGGTAAAtgctaaagtgtttggtaaaaaaataaaattggagtCCTAGGAAATACTAATTTTTCCGAAGTCTTCCTATCAAGACCACCGCTCACCAGCATTGgtattcaaattcaaaacgaTGGAGCCCATAATTTATGGAActttttattccaattttgcTTCTCAACAGTTTCTCGTATTCCTATTTTACTCCCGTATATTGGCACATTGCTTGTCCCTCTCCACAGCCTATCGGTTCTCTTTCTAAACCAAGGGTACTACGCAAACAATCGCTGAGGGACAGTCATTAATGGTCGAATGATGTCCACGGTTGATAGTGGACGATCGCTAAGGTTAGGCCAAATCTGGAGGGTCCATGTGAGATATGGAGAATCGAGGGTCACTAAGGCTCGTTGACGATTGCCGATGGTCGCAATGCCGACGGAGGGTTGCTATGCTTGTGCTCAATTTTGTGCCCTAATATAGAAGTAACCTGCatgaagaattttggaaattgaTCGAGTTACAGGATCTACCATCGCAATTATTAGTCGATCAAGTAGGAGTTTTTTATCACAGTATGGAGTTCTGATGTAATATTTGCCTTGGGCCTTCTTTTGTTTAAAAGAAAGTAACAAATCAGTCAGGTTAACTAAATCCTTTTAGTTATCATGTAATCTCAATTGTTCCTGAGAAGAGAATTTTATCACGACCATAGACATTATAAATTCTTAAGTTAAAATTTAGAATGATCTGAAATCCCTTAGGATGATCCTAgttggtttaatttttttagttagtATGGGCTAGTTGATTGATATATTAGGGACTTCCAATTCTTGAACTGGagataattttattcaaattctaCTGACTGCATGTAAACTACTTGGCTTTGAGCCATCTGCACATGTTGAAACGCCGAACTTAATTAGAACATGATTTTTTGCAGCGAGGTTTCAAGAACTTTCAGGTAGTCGGGCCTCCATGCCGATATCCCAGTAAATCGTACGATAGTTACTATCTAGTTGTCACGAATCACGGTACCCGATAAGAGCCGCTGGCCACGTCTACCCCGTTTTGGTCCGTGGGAAGTTCAGTGTACGACATGTGCAAGTCTTTCCAAATGATGGGATATGTAAAAAGTATGCCGCCCCCTCTCTTCTCTGGAGTAGCATAGAATCAGAAGTTCAGTATAAGTTAATGAGGGTAATGACAAACATGGCCATTTTGTTGGGTCCATGGAGCAGTGCACTTTGTAGTGGGAATCTATGCTTTGGAACGTGAATGATTTGAGAGTTTTGGGAATTAATGTATGCACCATTTTTATTCTATCTCTATCATTGATCCTGCTATGGACACGTCGGGAGCCGGGACAACCCGCCGGCTCGTTTTACACTCATCAACCATTGAATTTGATGGATGTCATTGAATTGCTAAAAGTAATGATCCAATTTCACATAAAGTCTATGCATCGGGCCTACCGATAACTTTTTTGTTGTGCACACATAGGTCACTTTATATGGAGCTAGACCGCCAAACAAATGGTGTGTTCGTGCAATGATGCTACATGAAGTTCTGTGTAACTAGGGTTTGTATGATCGATTGATTTAACATTTTCTCATGATATCATATAGTTAtctattagaataattaaatattaaatcacgcatTCATTTAACAACTTAAGTTTTTGGAACAGTTGATAGTAGTTTTACAAAATCTCATATGATATTAGAGTTAGAGATCTCGAGTTCaccaattaaatatgtccacgCTTAGTACTGAGCTGTTGGAATAGTTGTTGACACTTATGTTGAATTTGAGTCTGTTTAtggaataattgaaaatatattgaatttaaatATAGAATTTAAGAGATTCATCGATTACTTGCCAATCATTTCCACTAGCGCAAATTACATTTTCTCAATCTGTAGTCATGTGTGGTGCTAGTGTATATTGTGCAACTTAAATGTATGCATGGGTTTTTATGAAATTGTTTCGGTAAAATTGAAACCTAGTAGACAAGCAAATATTGGAAGTTGCGTTTAAAAACGAGTTGTACTAACTGAGGTTGCGCCGGACTTATTTATCAATGCAACGATCTTTGCTTATGCAATGTAAGATCAACTCCATATCTTACGCCGAGCAATCCCATCTTGGCTTCGATACCCAATAGGCAGCCCTCTACCACCAACACAACATTTGGTCACGGTGTATCCGCCCCCGGATGGCTCTAGTACGCGTCATTTCAGTTCAAAGTTGATCGAGACTTATCTACCGCCGCGATAGCTCAAGCCCGAGCTAAGCAAGATCAGACACACATCCGACACCCGACGGCTCAAACTCGCAAGAAAGACCTTGTCCCCGGGTTTAGCATAATGTGAGTCGCTTCTTCTGTTTCGGCACATGCTATTCTTGTACTAGCACATCATAACCTGAGGCGCACAAAAGCTTATGGCGATGCGAAACATACCTTTGTTTGCCTCGCACCATGAAGCCAACGTCATGCCAAGCGAAAGTACTAAGACTGATTGATGGTCTCTGTGCGCTCGCGCTGTATGTGCGCGCGACCTGGTTAACACCAAACGAAACCAACAAAAGCAGCGAGGAAATGGCGGAAAGTGAAATCGCAAAACAACCTAAGGAAATGGACAATACGCAAGATGGCTTCTAGACCGTGTTGAATCGCTCAACTTGGGAGCTTCAGGACCCCCACCTCCTCCCATTTCGCCACATGATTTGCTGTTTGCTACCCTGACAAGTTGAATTACAACCACCCCAGGATTTCTTATCTTCTGCGTGTTTCGTTCCATCCATCTCTTTCTTGGAACATTAGCGGACCgctattaaatattttatcgtTTGGAAAAAGTTCATTGCAAGCACTATTCTCGCATCACCGGAGCGATCGAGAACCGAGAGCCTTTGCTGGACGATCGAAGATGAAGGTAAAGCCCCGCTTCCGATGTTAATGATTGTGTTAGGTCCCCAACGATCGATGGATTGAATGTTCTGTTCCGGTGTCTGCAGTTACTCGGTTGGATGCACCGCAAGTTACGGCAAAACGGCCACGAGCCGCTCAAGGATTTTGGCGCCACCGCAGGTAAGTCCGGGCACGTGAGTTCTCTGTTTCTCTGAAGTGGGCTCATCTACGGATTGGACTATGTAGGTGCGGATTCGGATACAATGTGTCTAGCTCAGTCGAACATCGTTGGATTTACCAAGTACTGATCTCGTAAACAAAAGAACGTGTCGCAAGAATTGACTTTAGATAGGGTGTACGAAAATCGTACTCTAAGGAAGGCTCTGATAAGGATGACATCGTCGATGCGATGCGCTACTTCTTATGGCAATGCCACAGTAATTAACCGCTATTTGAAAGGCCGAGATCGTGGATTAAGAGAACTTGTTGTCTATGAGAGTTTTCTCTCGATCTCGTGAAAACCAAAGACCAACCAACATAGATGTGCCTTTCCCACTTACAAACTCTCGCTAGTATACGCTTGTTCTTTCAGCTGTATCACGCCGCATTATCCGTCTAATTGTCTTTCAGGACAGCCATGTCCAGATGATCAGAAATTCTCTCAAAGGCGAAGCTGCGGTGCCGAGCACCTCAAGCAGTCGCAGCGCGAAGTCCTCAGAAAGTCCTTTGCCTGCTTGGAATCGGCCATTTCGCAGGACGATGAACACTACAAAGAAGAGCCACTAGCTGCTGAGATAACTGACCTTTTCCATGGTTTCCTGGCGATCGGCACCCTCGGTTCTGAGCCCGCTCTCGGCCATGATCCTGCAACTCCGACTTTCTCCTACTCTCTCGAGAACATAACCGAGAAAGAGACTGAGGTGACCGAGAACGATCTGAAGCTGATCAATGAAGAGCTGGAGAAGGTGCTCGCGGCTGAGGCGAACAAGGATGAGTGGGGAAACCAGTCATCCGGGAGGAACAGCCATGTTAGCACGGGGAGGAGCAGCCACGTGAGCACCATCACGCTCGGCGGGAAGGTGGAGGCACAAGAGACCAATTCAAGCAATGGGAGTGCTGTGTGCCCGCTTCAGGGCTATTTGTTCGGCTCGGCGGTAGAAGTGCTGGAAGCACCTAAAGTGGATAAGAAGGAGCACAGGACGTCGCTTGGGGAGCTGTTCCAGAAGACCAAGATGACCGAGGAGGAGTTCGGCTATGGCAAAAAGGATTGGGACAGTTCAATGGTGCATTTcgtgaagaagaagctgaaaaagaaggcCCTGCAAGCTAATCCTGCAGCCCGGAGCTCCTCTTTTGATGCAGGGACGAGTTCCGATTCTGGTT
This region of Eucalyptus grandis isolate ANBG69807.140 chromosome 8, ASM1654582v1, whole genome shotgun sequence genomic DNA includes:
- the LOC104417743 gene encoding protein LAZY 1 codes for the protein MKLLGWMHRKLRQNGHEPLKDFGATAGQPCPDDQKFSQRRSCGAEHLKQSQREVLRKSFACLESAISQDDEHYKEEPLAAEITDLFHGFLAIGTLGSEPALGHDPATPTFSYSLENITEKETEVTENDLKLINEELEKVLAAEANKDEWGNQSSGRNSHVSTGRSSHVSTITLGGKVEAQETNSSNGSAVCPLQGYLFGSAVEVLEAPKVDKKEHRTSLGELFQKTKMTEEEFGYGKKDWDSSMVHFVKKKLKKKALQANPAARSSSFDAGTSSDSGSAETKLHKILHMFHKKVHPENSSAAKKSYEQQKIEVKKKATRGHGHNVGNQVLPEEDIVIVPEKILLKEKIRRLRSQSNRARILVTGDESNGNRECWIKTDADYLVLEL